A window of Clostridium botulinum BKT015925 contains these coding sequences:
- a CDS encoding M18 family aminopeptidase has translation MEKKIAFANKLLDFIYESPTAFHAVKNVKNILVLNGFKELKECDKWCIQKGEKYYITKNDSAIVAFTVGEGLIEENGFKIIGAHTDSPSFRIKPNPEMISEGSYIKLNTEVYGGPILNTWLDRPLSIAGRVTLKSENILFPKTKLVNIKRPIMIIPNLAIHMNRNINQGIELNKQVDTLPILGVINEEFEKNNYLLKIIGEELNIDYKDIIDFDLFLYEYEKGSIIGVDSQFISSGRLDDLEAVHSGVEALVNSYNSSATNVLVCFDNEEVGSSTKQGADSDMLANTLERIVLSLSGNRENFLRALSKSFIISSDSAHAVHPNKGEKCDPTNRPKLNKGPAIKIAASQSYTSDSNSASVFKALCEKAEVPVQEFVNRSDERGGSTIGPISSTHLNIRSVDIGTPLLAMHSIRELCGVDDHYYGMKVFKEFYSL, from the coding sequence ATGGAAAAAAAAATAGCGTTTGCAAATAAGCTTTTGGATTTTATATATGAAAGTCCAACAGCTTTTCATGCAGTTAAAAATGTGAAAAATATACTTGTTCTAAATGGATTTAAAGAATTGAAAGAATGTGATAAATGGTGCATTCAAAAAGGTGAAAAATACTATATAACTAAAAATGATTCTGCTATAGTAGCATTTACAGTTGGAGAAGGATTAATTGAAGAAAATGGTTTTAAAATAATAGGGGCTCATACAGATTCACCTAGCTTCAGAATTAAACCAAATCCTGAGATGATTTCAGAAGGAAGTTATATAAAACTTAATACAGAAGTATATGGAGGACCAATTTTAAATACTTGGCTTGATAGACCACTATCTATTGCTGGTAGAGTAACTTTAAAAAGTGAAAATATATTATTTCCTAAAACAAAACTTGTTAATATTAAAAGACCAATAATGATAATACCTAATTTAGCAATACACATGAATAGAAATATAAATCAAGGAATAGAATTAAACAAGCAAGTAGATACTTTACCAATATTAGGGGTTATAAATGAGGAATTTGAAAAAAATAATTATCTATTAAAAATAATAGGGGAAGAGTTAAATATAGATTATAAAGATATTATTGATTTTGATTTATTCTTATATGAATATGAAAAAGGAAGTATTATTGGAGTAGATAGCCAATTTATATCATCTGGAAGATTGGATGATTTAGAAGCGGTACATTCAGGTGTGGAGGCTTTAGTTAATTCTTATAATTCAAGTGCCACTAATGTTTTAGTATGCTTTGACAATGAGGAAGTTGGAAGTTCAACAAAACAAGGAGCAGACTCTGATATGCTTGCTAATACTTTAGAAAGAATAGTTTTATCTTTAAGTGGTAATAGAGAAAACTTTTTAAGAGCTTTATCAAAATCATTTATAATATCATCAGACTCCGCACATGCAGTTCATCCTAATAAAGGTGAAAAATGTGATCCTACTAATAGACCCAAATTAAATAAAGGACCAGCAATTAAAATAGCAGCTAGTCAAAGCTATACATCTGATAGTAATTCAGCTTCAGTATTCAAAGCTTTATGTGAAAAAGCAGAAGTTCCAGTACAAGAATTTGTTAATCGTTCTGACGAGAGAGGCGGCTCTACTATAGGACCAATATCCTCAACTCATTTAAATATACGTTCAGTTGATATAGGTACACCACTTCTAGCAATGCATTCTATAAGAGAATTATGTGGCGTTGATGATCATTACTATGGTATGAAAGTTTTTAAAGAATTTTATAGTTTATAA
- a CDS encoding GNAT family N-acetyltransferase: MKKIIDTKLKDFKLRFADEKDAGLILQFIKELALYEKMSNEVIATEEILRKSLFELKVAEVVIGEYKDKPIGFILFFHNFSTFVGRPGLYLEDLYVKPEMRGRGFGKIMLSFLAKLAVERECGRFEWVCLDWNKSSIDFYKSMGAVPMDEWTIYRVNGNALNTLAKKF; the protein is encoded by the coding sequence ATGAAAAAAATTATTGATACTAAATTAAAGGATTTTAAGTTAAGATTTGCTGATGAAAAAGATGCCGGATTAATTCTTCAATTTATAAAAGAGTTAGCTTTATATGAAAAAATGTCCAACGAAGTAATAGCTACAGAAGAAATATTGAGAAAATCTTTATTTGAACTTAAGGTAGCCGAAGTTGTAATTGGTGAATACAAGGATAAACCTATAGGATTTATTTTGTTTTTTCATAATTTTTCAACATTCGTAGGTCGTCCAGGACTTTATTTAGAAGACTTATATGTAAAGCCTGAAATGAGAGGTAGAGGATTTGGAAAAATCATGTTATCATTTTTAGCAAAGCTTGCAGTAGAAAGAGAGTGCGGACGTTTTGAATGGGTTTGCCTTGATTGGAATAAGTCATCTATAGATTTTTATAAGAGTATGGGTGCAGTACCAATGGATGAATGGACTATATATAGAGTAAATGGAAATGCACTAAATACTTTAGCGAAAAAATTTTAA
- a CDS encoding cation diffusion facilitator family transporter, giving the protein MLSKFLVSKFINDHENINNPKVRDTYGYLGGIVGVIINIFLFLLKLSIGVVVKSIAVTADAFNNLSDALSSIITIVGFKMASKPADKEHPFGHGRIEYLSGLIVAFMVMLVGFQFTKSSFSRITNPEKVYFQPLPFILLLVSILAKIWLCKFNKYIGIKINSSALQASALDALGDVITSSTVALSFLLSKWIDFPIDAYIGILVSLFILYSGFSLVKDTINPLLGEAPNPEFIKQLEKDVMSYKNISGVHDIIIHNYGPGRIMGSLHAEVPCDISIVKIHEIIDKAEKELSEKYSMFLVIHMDPINTNDKDINSTKNYVETILKSFSDIISFHDFRMVGEGEYKNLIFDIVVKTNFDITANGEDLCEKIDYEIKKLHPNFNAIITIDKSFC; this is encoded by the coding sequence ATGTTATCTAAATTTTTAGTATCCAAATTTATAAATGATCATGAAAATATAAATAATCCTAAAGTTCGTGATACTTATGGATACTTAGGTGGTATAGTAGGCGTAATTATTAACATATTTCTGTTTTTGCTAAAATTATCTATTGGCGTTGTTGTTAAAAGTATAGCTGTAACTGCCGACGCATTTAATAATTTATCTGATGCACTATCATCTATTATAACAATAGTTGGATTTAAAATGGCATCAAAACCAGCAGATAAAGAACATCCTTTTGGTCACGGAAGAATAGAATATCTGTCAGGATTAATAGTTGCCTTTATGGTAATGTTAGTAGGATTTCAATTTACTAAATCATCATTTAGTAGAATAACTAATCCTGAAAAAGTATATTTTCAACCTTTACCCTTTATATTACTGTTAGTATCAATTTTAGCTAAAATTTGGCTATGTAAGTTTAATAAATATATAGGAATAAAAATTAATTCTTCTGCTCTTCAAGCTTCAGCATTAGATGCACTAGGTGATGTTATAACTTCTAGCACTGTAGCTTTATCTTTTTTATTATCTAAATGGATTGATTTTCCTATAGATGCCTATATAGGTATACTTGTGTCTTTATTTATACTATATTCAGGATTTTCACTTGTAAAAGATACAATAAATCCACTTTTAGGTGAAGCACCAAACCCTGAATTTATAAAACAACTCGAAAAAGATGTAATGTCATATAAAAATATATCAGGAGTTCATGATATAATAATTCATAATTATGGTCCTGGAAGAATTATGGGTTCTCTTCATGCAGAAGTGCCTTGTGACATATCTATAGTTAAAATACATGAAATTATTGATAAAGCTGAAAAAGAATTATCAGAAAAATATAGTATGTTTTTAGTTATACATATGGATCCTATAAATACCAATGATAAAGATATAAATTCTACTAAAAACTATGTAGAGACTATATTAAAAAGTTTTTCAGATATTATATCATTCCATGATTTTAGAATGGTTGGTGAAGGTGAATATAAAAATTTAATTTTTGATATAGTAGTAAAAACTAACTTTGATATTACTGCTAACGGAGAAGATTTATGTGAAAAGATAGATTATGAAATAAAAAAACTTCATCCTAATTTCAATGCTATAATAACAATTGATAAAAGTTTTTGTTAA
- a CDS encoding polysaccharide deacetylase family protein, whose amino-acid sequence MKKSGFTKVIIAIVIFVVAFLSGSSIYKVISNKKNGAVRAFNQNQAIIQNVNVQKDSIERKNQLSKDKEMIEYKGTIEHVFFHPLILDNELAFKGPKWQTDDMDDWFVTVQEFKSILNSIYEKGYILVDPNKLYEPYEKDGKKLLRKKTIKVPKGKKPLILSIDDLSYNEGMRKATALKLILDDKGELATYRKDRNSKVQIGYNETVIIIDEFVKNHPDFSLDGTKGVIALTGYQGVFGYRTERTSPNRQSEINEAKKIANKLKENGWSFASHSYGHNPHDKISLEKLKTDADHWESEVKNVVGDTQIYIYPHGDSIKESGPKFNYLHGKGFNLFYSVDSASTEIISKKLPVVHGGRLAIDGVSMRNRRQKFLKFFDAKVILDLKSRPNRPFKFE is encoded by the coding sequence ATGAAAAAAAGTGGTTTTACAAAAGTAATAATTGCTATAGTTATCTTTGTTGTTGCATTTTTAAGTGGAAGTAGTATTTATAAAGTTATTAGTAATAAAAAAAATGGTGCTGTTAGAGCATTTAACCAAAATCAAGCAATTATACAAAATGTGAATGTACAAAAAGATTCTATAGAAAGAAAAAATCAATTAAGCAAAGATAAGGAAATGATAGAATATAAAGGAACTATAGAGCACGTGTTTTTTCATCCTTTAATATTAGATAATGAATTAGCGTTTAAAGGACCTAAGTGGCAAACAGATGATATGGATGATTGGTTTGTTACTGTACAAGAATTTAAAAGTATTTTAAATTCAATATATGAAAAAGGATATATTTTAGTTGATCCAAATAAACTATACGAGCCATACGAAAAAGATGGTAAAAAATTATTGAGAAAAAAAACTATAAAAGTACCAAAGGGGAAGAAACCATTAATACTATCTATAGATGATTTATCTTATAATGAGGGAATGAGAAAGGCTACAGCACTTAAACTTATTTTAGATGATAAAGGTGAACTTGCAACCTATAGAAAAGATAGAAATAGTAAAGTTCAAATAGGATATAATGAAACAGTCATAATAATAGATGAATTTGTTAAAAATCATCCTGATTTTTCTCTAGACGGTACAAAAGGAGTAATAGCATTAACAGGATATCAAGGAGTTTTTGGATATAGAACAGAGAGAACTTCTCCAAATCGTCAATCAGAAATAAATGAAGCAAAAAAGATTGCTAATAAATTAAAAGAGAATGGATGGAGTTTTGCAAGTCATAGTTATGGACATAATCCACATGATAAAATTTCTTTAGAAAAATTAAAAACAGATGCAGATCATTGGGAAAGTGAAGTTAAAAATGTAGTTGGAGATACGCAAATTTATATATATCCTCATGGTGATAGTATAAAGGAAAGTGGTCCTAAATTTAATTATCTTCATGGAAAGGGATTTAATTTATTCTATTCAGTTGATAGTGCATCTACTGAAATAATATCAAAAAAATTACCTGTAGTTCATGGTGGAAGATTAGCAATAGACGGTGTAAGTATGAGAAATAGAAGACAGAAATTTTTAAAATTCTTTGATGCAAAAGTAATTTTAGATTTAAAATCTAGACCCAATAGACCTTTTAAGTTTGAATAA
- a CDS encoding peptidoglycan-binding protein, which translates to MKSKKIMSLVLAAGMVLGGGSISTIKAYADTTNNNKIVVAQTNQKELQKKACNLIKIIENNPSAKDIKEARKLILQLNDRAFRNSYKFLVDFYTNKNLDKGISPIDVIVNACKNSRNVESADSTSNFNMNLQGNNLSNEEKEIFDSILPIINSMDISADIKLNSAENNKKVKLSGVLHFKNSLVKIDSKIWVDMDITKSAPDIKYIIEIPEGLKAFLPTSLANKKYFVFDMATLLKNPKIAKDNDLLDINKQIQLSTMFQDKFINEFEDFIKIADANYDIVTPIDKDKLKCNSLKNIKNAYEINLNNDKLMKIVKLGLHDKNIASTFWDCVNKIAELESNDSKEKITDEQKTEVVKAFEDALNKFNKAVQCNIKSTVGIDEKGYSCYSKVTVNMSIDAKEIAKVFGAKEVSNTNSKYTLTVNCDCSMSDINNNVKVAEKPEISKENSVDFSEIVMDDNQI; encoded by the coding sequence GTGAAGAGTAAAAAAATAATGTCTTTAGTTTTAGCGGCTGGAATGGTTTTAGGCGGCGGTAGTATTTCAACTATTAAGGCATATGCAGATACTACAAATAATAATAAAATAGTAGTTGCTCAAACAAATCAAAAAGAGTTACAGAAAAAAGCATGTAATTTAATAAAAATTATAGAAAATAATCCAAGTGCAAAGGATATTAAAGAAGCTAGAAAGTTAATACTTCAATTAAATGATAGAGCATTTAGAAATTCATATAAATTTCTTGTAGATTTTTATACTAATAAAAATTTAGATAAAGGGATTTCTCCAATTGATGTAATTGTAAATGCTTGTAAAAATAGTAGAAATGTTGAGTCAGCAGATTCTACTAGCAATTTTAATATGAATTTACAAGGAAATAATCTATCAAATGAAGAAAAAGAAATTTTTGATAGTATACTTCCAATTATAAATTCCATGGATATATCAGCAGATATTAAATTGAACTCTGCTGAAAATAATAAAAAGGTTAAGTTAAGTGGAGTTCTTCATTTTAAAAACTCTTTGGTGAAAATAGATTCTAAAATATGGGTGGATATGGACATTACAAAGTCTGCTCCTGATATAAAGTATATCATAGAAATTCCAGAAGGATTAAAAGCATTTTTACCAACTTCACTTGCAAATAAAAAATATTTTGTATTTGACATGGCGACTTTATTGAAAAATCCCAAGATTGCTAAGGATAATGACTTACTAGATATAAACAAGCAAATTCAATTATCAACAATGTTTCAAGATAAATTTATTAACGAGTTTGAAGATTTTATTAAAATAGCAGATGCAAATTATGATATTGTTACTCCAATAGATAAGGACAAGTTGAAATGTAATTCTTTAAAAAATATAAAAAATGCTTATGAGATTAATTTAAACAATGATAAATTAATGAAAATAGTTAAACTAGGATTACATGATAAAAATATAGCATCTACATTTTGGGATTGTGTTAATAAAATAGCTGAGTTGGAATCTAATGATTCAAAAGAAAAAATTACTGATGAACAAAAAACAGAAGTAGTAAAGGCATTTGAAGATGCGTTAAATAAGTTTAATAAAGCTGTTCAATGTAACATAAAAAGCACAGTAGGCATTGATGAAAAGGGATATAGTTGCTATAGTAAAGTTACTGTTAATATGTCTATAGATGCAAAAGAAATAGCAAAAGTATTTGGAGCAAAAGAGGTTTCAAATACAAATTCTAAATATACATTAACAGTTAATTGTGATTGTAGTATGAGTGATATAAATAATAATGTAAAAGTAGCAGAAAAGCCTGAAATATCTAAAGAAAATTCTGTAGACTTTTCAGAAATTGTAATGGATGACAATCAAATATAA